A single Bufo bufo chromosome 6, aBufBuf1.1, whole genome shotgun sequence DNA region contains:
- the LOC121004692 gene encoding izumo sperm-egg fusion protein 1-like, whose translation MAMEEFNTFIKSQVDDIDSIEAYVNIKRFAKVTEKKVLNYLEDEVGILDKYAISEIASEYKKSVDVIQDIDFKEIQLLHIIGLHFQRLKEKLKVIVQDSNQRRCPNKQGADSCGLMVQTYINCQTCAEEKVVCAGGPPKNQDYLERCSCLCTSNRCFDLKTGRSCSPCKDHKSHLAETVNCGEINIKIPEYEELILDCTFEWYARLEDTYNNVFTLPREHNPKITREPYLVIKGVQMGDSGRYTCTTILDSEVPVSKITYNVAVISESEQATKKYHPRPTLPDVLDITAPEPPLLEELQNNNASLIAISVAGSVTIMLIAGICICMFWRKMKSREPLEKEPV comes from the exons ATGGCTatggaagaattcaacacctttaTCAAAAGCCAAGTCGATGACATTGACTCAATAGAAGCCTATGTCAACATCAAGCGGTTTGCCAAAGTCACCGAGAAAAAAGTCCTGAACTACCTTGAGGATGAAGTCGGCATACTGG ATAAATATGCTATATCCGAAATTGCGTCTGaatataaaaaatctgtggaCGTCATCCAGGATATAGATTTTAAGG AGATCCAGCTTCTTCACATCATTGGACTCCATTTCCAGCGACTCAAAGAAAAGCTCAAGGTTATCGTCCAGGACTCAAACCAAC GGAGGTGTCCAAATAAACAAG GTGCAGACAGCTGTG GATTAATGGTGCAAACCTACATCAACTGTCAGACCTGCGCCGAGGAGAAGGTTGTCTGCGCCGGGGGCCCTCCAAAAAATCAAG ACTACTTGGAGAGATGCAGCTGCCTGTGCACCTCCAACAGATGTTTCG ATCTGAAAACTGGACGGTCCTGCTCTCCATGTAAAGATCACAAGTCTCACCTGGCAGAGACTGTAAACTGTGGAG AGataaatataaaaatcccagaatATGAAGAACTAATTCTGGACTGTACTTTTGAATGGTACGCGAGGCTGGAGGACACCTATAACAACGTGTTCACCCTG CCTCGTGAACACAATCCCAAAATCACCCGGGAGCCCTATCTAGTGATCAAGGGCGTACAGATGGGGGACTCCGGACGGTACACGTGTACCACCATCCTGGACTCTGAGGTGCCAGTGAGTAAGATCACCTATAACGTGGCAG TTATCAGCGAATCGGAACAGGCGACAAAAAAATACCATCCTCGCCCTACACTTCCTGATGTGCTTGACATCACAGCGCCTGAGCCGCCACTTCTAGAGGAGCTACAGAACAACAATGCTTCCCTCATAGCAATATCTGTGGCCGGCTCCGTCACCATCATGCTGATCGCTGGCATATG cATCTGCATGTTCTGGAGGAAAATGAAATCTAGAGAGCCTCTGGAAAAAGAGCCAGTGTGA
- the LOC121005541 gene encoding uncharacterized protein LOC121005541, producing MAMEEFNTFIKSQVDDIDSIEAYVNIKRFAKVTEKKVLNYLEDEVGILDKYAISEIASEYKKSVDVIQDIDFKEIQLLHIIGLHFQRLKEKLKVIVQDSNQRRCPNKQGADSCGLMVQTYINCQTCAEEKVVCAGGPPKNQDYLERCSCLCTSNRCFDLKTGRSCSPCKDHKSLLAETVNCGEINIKITEYEELILDCTFEWYARLEDTYNNVFTLQIIISNFLNFCLNDMTM from the exons ATGGCTatggaagaattcaacacctttaTCAAAAGCCAAGTCGATGACATTGACTCAATAGAAGCCTATGTCAACATCAAGCGGTTTGCCAAAGTCACCGAGAAAAAAGTCCTGAACTACCTTGAGGATGAAGTCGGCATACTGG ATAAATATGCTATATCCGAAATTGCGTCTGaatataaaaaatctgtggaCGTCATCCAGGATATAGATTTTAAGG AGATCCAGCTTCTTCACATCATTGGACTCCATTTCCAGCGACTCAAAGAAAAGCTCAAGGTTATCGTCCAGGACTCAAACCAAC GGAGGTGTCCAAATAAACAAG GTGCAGACAGCTGTG GATTAATGGTGCAAACCTACATCAACTGTCAGACCTGCGCCGAGGAGAAGGTTGTCTGCGCCGGGGGCCCTCCAAAAAATCAAG ACTACTTGGAGAGATGCAGCTGCCTGTGCACCTCCAACAGATGTTTCG ATCTGAAAACTGGACGGTCCTGCTCTCCATGTAAAGATCACAAGTCTCTCCTGGCAGAGACTGTAAACTGTGGAG agataaatataaaaatcacagAATATGAAGAACTAATTCTGGACTGTACTTTTGAATGGTACGCGAGGCTGGAGGACACCTATAACAACGTGTTCACCCTG CAAATTATCatcagcaattttctaaatttttgtctTAATGATATGACTATGTAA